A stretch of Desulfobacter hydrogenophilus DNA encodes these proteins:
- a CDS encoding acyl-[acyl-carrier-protein] thioesterase translates to MRNNPDMFSQKFNLPYSALTMGGRVKMDWLLNIFQDAASAQCHAQGISGYDMAKKDLKWVVAQYRIQIHKSIDWMTPLVVQTWRGPWKNLYEIREFRLVVEQKHTREKPTPLVTASSIWVLIKAANNKPVRLAPNMPASLMTCPVQEPAKRIKPSADLTHVDHECSFPVHFLDLDLNEHVNNPVYVRWAVESLPDPLNFEYTPMTCDVIYQKEALPGDTVQSRMSIHFENDLLFTDHAIVRHASKENLARLMISWKKTAPQSLCYKAITGRPDLSTPRRTPNKTG, encoded by the coding sequence ATGAGAAATAATCCTGACATGTTTTCACAAAAATTTAACTTGCCCTATTCCGCTTTAACCATGGGTGGAAGGGTCAAAATGGACTGGCTGTTAAATATATTCCAGGATGCAGCCTCAGCCCAATGTCACGCCCAGGGGATTTCCGGGTATGACATGGCCAAAAAGGATCTTAAGTGGGTGGTGGCCCAATACCGGATACAAATTCACAAATCCATTGACTGGATGACGCCCCTGGTCGTTCAGACATGGCGGGGACCCTGGAAAAACCTCTACGAAATCAGAGAGTTCAGACTGGTGGTAGAACAGAAACACACGCGGGAAAAGCCAACACCCCTGGTAACCGCCTCAAGTATCTGGGTATTAATAAAGGCCGCAAACAACAAGCCGGTGAGGCTGGCCCCGAATATGCCGGCGTCTTTAATGACGTGCCCTGTGCAAGAACCTGCCAAACGAATCAAACCGAGTGCAGATCTTACCCATGTTGACCATGAATGCAGCTTTCCCGTTCACTTCCTTGATCTGGATCTTAACGAGCATGTGAATAACCCAGTGTATGTCAGATGGGCAGTGGAATCCTTACCAGACCCGCTAAATTTTGAATATACCCCGATGACCTGTGACGTAATTTATCAAAAAGAGGCCCTGCCCGGAGACACCGTGCAAAGCCGGATGTCAATTCACTTTGAAAATGACCTGCTGTTCACAGACCATGCTATTGTCCGGCACGCGTCAAAGGAAAATCTGGCCCGCCTGATGATCTCCTGGAAAAAAACAGCTCCCCAAAGCCTGTGTTATAAGGCAATCACGGGAAGACCTGATCTATCAACACCCAGGCGCACTCCTAACAAAACAGGATAG
- a CDS encoding regulatory protein RecX encodes MTVEKAYRKALGYLSKSPKTIRRMKEYLTDKGYNANIIEQVIVQLSNFNYLDDRAFARQFIESRIRYKPKSIFALGFELRKKGIDPALAKELLAAYKDEDLALKAIENRKQSWERLNETECRKKMMNYLRYRGFDYSVCQAVWQIFKKET; translated from the coding sequence TTGACTGTTGAAAAAGCATACCGGAAGGCCTTGGGGTATCTGTCAAAAAGCCCGAAAACCATCCGCAGGATGAAAGAATATCTAACTGATAAAGGATATAACGCCAACATTATCGAGCAGGTTATTGTGCAGTTATCAAATTTTAATTACCTGGATGACAGAGCCTTTGCACGCCAGTTCATTGAAAGCCGAATCCGTTACAAACCCAAATCTATATTTGCCCTTGGATTTGAACTACGCAAAAAAGGCATTGACCCGGCACTTGCCAAAGAACTGTTGGCTGCATACAAAGACGAGGATCTGGCATTGAAAGCCATTGAGAATAGAAAGCAGTCCTGGGAGCGACTGAATGAAACTGAATGCAGAAAAAAGATGATGAACTATTTGCGTTACAGAGGCTTTGATTACAGCGTGTGTCAGGCTGTATGGCAGATATTTAAAAAAGAAACTTAA
- a CDS encoding peptidylprolyl isomerase — protein sequence MLRYLRENTGNWIIKFFLGIIVIVFVFLGVGSMNAGKHNQVATVNDQAITFAEYRDAYQRMIQRLQQQFGTSLDDELIKSMNVKQYAVNSLIDQKILEIEAQKLKIVVSDEELKQDLLSAKAFQKDGVFNMDLYKRVLGQNAMTPETFEAMQRNTIRNTKLQRMVINGITVGNQEAQAWYSFNNTKAGIVSVLIDPETFSDVFADEDQIRAQYDDHHELYMSEPKRKVAFLVFAPEDFEDQVKIDETSIRDFYDQNAPRFTTPEQVEASHILIRVDESADEQVVAKAKEEALNIYKKAVNAEDFSALAKTYSQGPSAAGGGYLGRFDKTSMVKPFADAAFSMKSGDISQPVRTRFGWHIIKVTDRTPETVMPFEIAKVQIQKELASSRLQDLAYNKAEDAYDAVLDGDSFEQVALVAAKPSVNTPAFTALGAELKGLGISDPGEFANTAFSLVDNEISEVKKIGNNYYLMHVLEKIDPMLLAYEDVKNEIAVTLTTGLQKQAAKKAAELMLEKAGNGAESLVKLARDNHLKVEFSKMFTRNEAVPGITGSEVIAQAAFTLDEKNSVYKQVLEVSGKFYLIGLKEKQAPDAASIADNLDKVKLQLETRKQQDYYSQWLAARKENAEIRINTDIIN from the coding sequence ATGCTGCGTTACCTTCGGGAAAATACGGGGAATTGGATCATAAAGTTTTTTTTGGGCATCATTGTTATTGTATTTGTATTTTTAGGCGTTGGCAGTATGAACGCTGGCAAGCACAATCAGGTAGCCACGGTGAATGACCAGGCCATCACATTTGCGGAATACCGAGATGCCTATCAGCGCATGATTCAACGCCTTCAGCAGCAGTTCGGGACCTCCTTAGATGACGAATTGATAAAGTCGATGAATGTTAAGCAGTATGCAGTGAACAGTCTGATTGATCAAAAAATTCTGGAAATTGAGGCCCAAAAATTAAAAATTGTTGTTTCAGACGAGGAGCTTAAACAAGATCTGCTGTCAGCCAAGGCATTCCAGAAAGACGGTGTCTTTAATATGGATTTGTACAAGCGGGTGCTTGGACAGAACGCCATGACACCTGAAACCTTTGAAGCGATGCAGCGCAACACCATCAGGAATACCAAGCTCCAGCGCATGGTTATCAATGGTATAACCGTAGGAAATCAAGAGGCCCAAGCGTGGTATTCATTTAACAACACAAAAGCCGGTATTGTCTCTGTTCTGATTGACCCGGAAACATTTTCTGATGTCTTTGCCGATGAAGATCAGATTCGTGCCCAGTATGACGATCATCATGAGCTGTATATGTCTGAGCCCAAACGCAAAGTGGCATTCCTCGTATTTGCGCCGGAGGATTTTGAGGACCAGGTTAAGATTGATGAGACTTCGATTCGGGATTTTTATGATCAGAACGCTCCACGTTTTACCACGCCGGAACAGGTTGAAGCCAGTCATATCCTTATAAGAGTGGATGAAAGCGCGGATGAGCAGGTTGTGGCCAAGGCCAAAGAAGAGGCTTTAAACATTTATAAGAAAGCCGTCAACGCAGAAGATTTTTCAGCGCTTGCCAAAACCTATTCCCAGGGACCGTCTGCGGCCGGCGGTGGGTACCTGGGCCGGTTCGACAAAACGAGTATGGTTAAACCCTTTGCTGATGCTGCATTTTCCATGAAATCAGGCGATATCTCACAGCCTGTCAGGACCCGTTTCGGGTGGCATATTATTAAGGTGACGGATAGAACGCCTGAAACCGTGATGCCTTTTGAAATCGCTAAAGTACAGATTCAAAAGGAACTGGCTTCAAGCCGGCTTCAGGATTTGGCATATAATAAGGCTGAGGATGCTTATGATGCGGTGCTTGACGGTGATTCCTTTGAACAGGTTGCCTTGGTTGCAGCGAAACCGTCTGTAAACACGCCGGCTTTTACTGCCTTGGGAGCGGAGCTTAAGGGTCTGGGCATTTCAGATCCCGGTGAGTTCGCTAACACAGCCTTTTCCCTGGTTGATAATGAGATCAGTGAAGTAAAAAAAATCGGAAATAATTATTACCTGATGCATGTGCTCGAGAAGATAGACCCAATGCTGCTTGCATACGAAGATGTTAAAAATGAAATTGCTGTTACATTAACGACTGGCCTGCAAAAACAGGCCGCGAAGAAAGCGGCTGAGTTAATGCTTGAAAAAGCAGGCAATGGTGCTGAAAGTCTTGTAAAACTTGCCCGTGACAACCACCTTAAGGTTGAATTCAGTAAGATGTTCACCCGCAACGAAGCTGTTCCAGGTATTACGGGGTCAGAGGTCATTGCACAAGCCGCTTTTACCCTTGATGAAAAAAATTCTGTCTATAAACAAGTTCTTGAAGTTTCCGGAAAATTCTACCTTATCGGCCTGAAGGAAAAACAGGCACCTGATGCAGCGTCCATTGCCGATAATCTTGACAAAGTTAAACTGCAACTTGAAACCCGAAAACAACAGGATTATTATTCTCAATGGCTGGCGGCCCGGAAAGAGAACGCTGAGATACGGATAAATACAGATATTATTAACTGA
- a CDS encoding glutaredoxin family protein — MLTVYGAAWCPHCTQTVSYLEEKHIDFKYVDIESAPDDVVQQVIEVNGGDDWVIPTLENDGKWRPGKVFNRREIDSDLKALGLKFD, encoded by the coding sequence ATGTTAACCGTTTACGGGGCCGCATGGTGTCCCCATTGCACACAGACCGTATCCTATCTGGAAGAAAAGCACATTGATTTTAAGTATGTTGACATCGAATCAGCACCCGATGACGTGGTGCAGCAGGTGATAGAAGTTAACGGCGGTGATGATTGGGTGATCCCCACACTTGAAAACGACGGGAAATGGCGGCCCGGCAAGGTGTTTAACCGTCGTGAGATCGACAGCGACCTGAAGGCGCTTGGCCTCAAATTCGATTGA
- a CDS encoding Do family serine endopeptidase, whose amino-acid sequence MRSVDKKITIFTICLMLFGLLAFPALSGAWSRMVPANFSELAQQAKSGVVNIQTVKTIKGGGRVFRHFFGSPFGNQPGIEDFFSPFRQMPRNRTESSLGSGFIIDKTGYIVTNNHVIKDADQIKVILHNDKEYDARIIGADSVTDLALIKIDAKDLKPLKFGSSKNAQVGSWVVAIGSPFGLEQTVTAGIVSAKGRIIGSGPYDDFIQTDASINPGNSGGPLLNMDGEVVGINTAIIKSGQGIGFAIPSDLATSVIDQLKDSKRVSRGWLGVSIQDVSKEMSEYYTLDPDEGVYVAKAYEDNPAYEAGIRQGDVIVSVEGVKISSSRDLTLTIANLRVGSKVDIGVIRQGKNKTFTVKLGERPDNSEDSQFGEELNSFDDLGFMFKSLNEDLAGQLGYPSSIKGLVVTQIDPGSQAAMSGVRTGDLLVEINHKKITRLSDYTRTMGKIEKGQTAHMLFRRGNSQIFVVRFEK is encoded by the coding sequence ATGAGATCGGTGGATAAAAAAATTACAATTTTCACTATATGTCTGATGCTTTTTGGCCTTTTGGCCTTTCCTGCGCTGTCTGGTGCATGGAGCCGGATGGTGCCGGCAAATTTTTCAGAACTGGCGCAACAGGCAAAGTCTGGTGTGGTCAATATCCAGACCGTGAAGACAATCAAGGGCGGTGGCCGGGTTTTTCGGCATTTTTTTGGATCCCCGTTCGGCAACCAGCCGGGGATAGAGGACTTTTTCAGTCCCTTTAGGCAGATGCCGAGAAATCGTACCGAAAGCAGCCTTGGATCAGGATTTATCATTGATAAAACTGGATACATTGTAACCAATAACCATGTGATTAAAGATGCGGACCAGATTAAGGTTATCCTTCATAATGACAAGGAATATGATGCCCGGATCATCGGGGCAGATTCCGTAACAGACCTTGCATTGATAAAGATTGATGCCAAAGATCTTAAACCGTTGAAATTCGGCTCCTCCAAGAATGCCCAGGTTGGTTCCTGGGTCGTGGCCATTGGCTCTCCCTTTGGTCTTGAGCAGACAGTGACCGCCGGTATCGTTTCTGCCAAGGGCAGGATCATCGGCTCGGGCCCCTATGATGATTTTATCCAGACCGATGCGTCCATTAACCCGGGTAACTCCGGCGGCCCCTTGCTTAATATGGACGGTGAAGTGGTCGGCATCAATACCGCTATTATTAAGTCCGGTCAGGGCATTGGTTTTGCCATCCCTTCGGATCTGGCCACCAGTGTTATCGATCAGCTTAAGGATTCCAAGCGTGTATCCAGAGGATGGTTAGGTGTGTCCATCCAGGATGTAAGCAAGGAGATGAGTGAATACTATACGCTGGATCCGGATGAAGGTGTTTACGTGGCAAAAGCATATGAGGATAATCCTGCATACGAGGCCGGCATCCGCCAGGGTGATGTGATTGTCAGTGTTGAGGGTGTGAAAATAAGCTCATCCAGGGACCTGACCTTGACCATTGCCAACTTAAGGGTGGGTTCCAAGGTAGATATTGGGGTGATTCGCCAAGGAAAAAATAAAACGTTTACGGTTAAACTTGGTGAACGCCCGGATAACTCAGAAGATTCTCAGTTCGGAGAAGAACTCAATAGTTTTGACGACTTGGGCTTTATGTTTAAATCTTTGAATGAGGATTTAGCCGGGCAGCTTGGCTACCCCTCATCCATCAAAGGACTTGTGGTGACCCAGATTGATCCGGGCTCCCAGGCAGCAATGTCCGGCGTGAGAACAGGGGATCTGCTGGTGGAAATAAATCATAAAAAAATTACCCGCTTAAGTGACTATACCCGAACAATGGGTAAAATAGAGAAAGGACAGACCGCCCACATGCTTTTTAGACGGGGGAACTCCCAGATATTTGTGGTCCGGTTTGAAAAATAG
- a CDS encoding sensor histidine kinase produces the protein MPEFFRTVFFRSIAFRLTVWYAGIFSISSCVAFGLFYFLATQTIMNQVDQELMDKAGYFRTVISRGGIVGAQNLAVIEAQAAGEKQIFFRLLYPTGEVFASSSMSYWKDVRINKGMMDRLMKSRVTVFNTVHIAGQKQTARMMYTFVASNVILHTGLAMNAYSRFLLGFKKIFSISMGFVILFSAVSGMFLSREALYGVAAIRATASTITGSNLNERVPESGSRDELDLLAVTFNRMLDRISALVKSMREMSDNIAHDLKSPLTRIRGFAELALIQESPGDIESYRTMAANTIEESDHLLDMINTMLVISRAEAGEAEFECAPVDLSAMIIDAWDLFVPLAEDKQITFTQQVDKALWVQGDAGMLQRAFANLIDNAIKYTPEKGLVHLTLRACGKELVEIQVKDSGPGIDPQNCQKIFERFFREESSRTTPGTGLGLSLAKTIIEQHAGTISVQPGEDGGSVFIVVLPHRNFQII, from the coding sequence ATGCCTGAGTTTTTCCGTACCGTTTTTTTCAGGAGTATCGCCTTTCGGCTGACCGTATGGTATGCAGGTATTTTTTCCATCTCATCCTGTGTGGCTTTCGGCCTGTTTTATTTCCTTGCTACCCAGACGATTATGAATCAGGTGGATCAGGAACTTATGGACAAGGCAGGATATTTTCGCACGGTCATCAGCCGGGGGGGGATTGTGGGCGCCCAGAATCTGGCCGTCATTGAGGCCCAGGCTGCCGGGGAAAAGCAGATTTTTTTCAGACTGCTTTATCCCACAGGTGAGGTTTTTGCCTCATCATCTATGTCCTATTGGAAAGATGTCCGTATAAACAAGGGAATGATGGACCGACTTATGAAGTCCCGGGTCACTGTCTTTAATACGGTTCACATTGCAGGCCAGAAACAGACCGCCAGAATGATGTATACCTTTGTGGCCTCCAATGTTATTTTGCATACCGGCCTTGCCATGAATGCGTATTCCCGGTTTTTGTTGGGCTTTAAGAAAATATTTTCCATTTCCATGGGTTTTGTGATTTTATTTTCAGCTGTTTCAGGCATGTTTTTATCCCGTGAGGCCCTTTACGGTGTTGCGGCCATCAGGGCTACAGCGAGCACTATAACCGGATCCAATCTGAACGAACGAGTTCCGGAATCCGGCAGCCGTGATGAGCTTGATCTTTTGGCTGTGACATTTAACCGGATGCTGGATCGGATTTCAGCCCTGGTGAAAAGTATGCGGGAGATGTCTGATAATATTGCCCATGATCTTAAAAGTCCGTTGACCCGTATCCGGGGATTTGCGGAACTGGCCTTGATCCAGGAAAGCCCAGGGGATATCGAATCCTATCGGACCATGGCGGCTAACACCATTGAGGAATCCGATCATTTGCTGGATATGATCAACACTATGCTGGTCATCTCCCGGGCCGAGGCCGGGGAGGCTGAATTTGAGTGCGCACCTGTGGATTTAAGTGCCATGATCATTGACGCCTGGGATCTGTTTGTGCCCCTGGCCGAAGATAAGCAGATTACCTTTACCCAGCAGGTGGACAAGGCGTTGTGGGTACAGGGGGATGCCGGCATGCTCCAGCGTGCCTTTGCCAATCTGATTGACAATGCCATCAAATATACCCCTGAAAAAGGCCTTGTCCATTTAACGTTGCGGGCTTGCGGCAAAGAACTGGTGGAAATTCAGGTTAAAGATTCCGGGCCCGGCATTGATCCACAAAACTGTCAAAAGATTTTTGAGCGGTTTTTCCGGGAAGAATCTTCCCGGACAACGCCGGGTACAGGGCTTGGTTTAAGTCTTGCCAAAACCATTATAGAGCAGCATGCAGGCACAATCTCAGTGCAACCCGGTGAAGATGGGGGCAGTGTTTTTATCGTAGTATTACCGCATCGTAATTTTCAGATCATTTAA
- a CDS encoding response regulator transcription factor codes for MRLLLVEDDEKIAKFVEKGLKSSGFAVDVAGTGPDGLDMALGADFDTLIIDIMLPGMDGFALIEKLRASGKNTPIIVLSARGRVGDRVKGLEAGADDYLTKPFSFSELLARVQALIRRAGNSIEPVSLSYADLSVDIVKRQVKRGDDFIELQPLEFSLLEYLLRNRERVVSKTMIMEHVWNYNFDPMTNVVEARICRLRDKIDKGYSSKLIHTVRGAGYVLKADDA; via the coding sequence ATGAGACTTCTTTTGGTTGAAGATGATGAAAAAATAGCCAAGTTCGTTGAAAAGGGGTTAAAGTCATCTGGGTTTGCCGTGGATGTGGCTGGTACAGGCCCGGACGGCCTTGATATGGCTTTAGGTGCGGACTTTGATACCCTGATCATTGACATCATGCTGCCGGGCATGGATGGATTTGCCCTGATAGAAAAATTGCGGGCCAGTGGTAAAAATACCCCAATTATTGTACTTAGCGCCCGGGGCAGAGTGGGGGACAGGGTCAAAGGCCTTGAGGCCGGAGCGGATGACTACCTGACCAAACCCTTTTCTTTTTCAGAACTGCTGGCCCGGGTCCAGGCCCTTATCCGGCGGGCCGGGAACAGCATTGAGCCTGTGTCCCTGTCCTATGCGGATTTAAGTGTGGATATCGTTAAACGTCAGGTCAAAAGAGGCGATGATTTTATTGAGTTGCAGCCCCTGGAATTTTCCCTGTTGGAATATCTGCTCCGCAACCGGGAACGAGTGGTTTCAAAGACCATGATCATGGAACATGTCTGGAATTATAATTTCGACCCCATGACCAATGTGGTGGAAGCCCGTATCTGCCGGTTGCGTGATAAGATTGACAAGGGCTATTCAAGTAAGCTTATTCACACGGTCCGGGGCGCAGGTTATGTATTAAAGGCAGACGATGCCTGA
- a CDS encoding secondary thiamine-phosphate synthase enzyme YjbQ, which produces MKHYRKELWFEVPGRRAFINITPDIEACLAQSGIKNGLLLCNAMHITASVFINDDESGLHHDYDVWLEKLAPHAPVEQYRHNVGEDNADAHMKRQIMGREVVVAVTDGQLDFGTWEQIFYGEFDGRRKKRVLVKIIGE; this is translated from the coding sequence ATGAAGCATTACAGAAAAGAGCTCTGGTTTGAGGTGCCCGGCCGCAGGGCATTTATTAATATTACCCCTGACATTGAAGCCTGCCTTGCCCAAAGCGGTATTAAAAACGGACTGCTTTTGTGCAATGCCATGCATATTACCGCCTCCGTATTTATAAATGATGATGAGTCAGGGCTTCACCATGATTATGATGTCTGGCTTGAGAAACTTGCACCCCACGCACCAGTGGAACAGTATCGGCATAATGTGGGTGAAGACAATGCTGATGCGCATATGAAACGCCAGATCATGGGCCGGGAAGTGGTGGTGGCCGTTACCGACGGACAGCTTGATTTCGGCACCTGGGAGCAGATTTTTTACGGTGAGTTTGACGGTCGCAGAAAAAAACGGGTTCTGGTAAAGATTATTGGAGAATAG
- the aspA gene encoding aspartate ammonia-lyase encodes MRILNDKIFENKKSDDVVTSGFRLEHDSLGTRDISNDVYYGVQTQRAMENFAISGVHINNFEHMIEALAMVKKAAAMANHELGRIDQAKMEAIAQACDEILYGKLHDQFTVDMFQGGAGTSTNMNANEVIANRGLEVMGYNKGEYQYLHPNDHVNCSQSTNDTYPTAIKLAVLLSKKNLVRAMEELRNCLERKAEEFKDVLKMGRTENQDAVPMTLGQEFSAYAVMIDSAINSIIQAAEAFRDVNMGATAIGTGINSPPGYASLVVKKLTQVSGFQLRRAKNLVEATQNAGIFVHMSANLKLAAVQISKICNDLRWLSSGPRCGLNEINLPPMQPGSSIMPGKVNPVIPELMNQICYQVMGYDTVVSMAAESSELELCMGEPIIAFDLLHGMMILKNGCITLVARCISGIEANRDMCQRYVQTSIGLVTALVPVIGYEQSASIAKEALKTGESVYNLVLEKGVLTRAQLDEMLRPENMTDPREI; translated from the coding sequence ATGCGCATACTTAACGATAAAATTTTTGAAAACAAGAAAAGCGATGATGTAGTCACAAGCGGATTTCGCCTGGAACATGACTCCCTGGGAACACGTGACATTTCCAATGATGTATATTACGGCGTTCAGACCCAACGTGCCATGGAAAACTTTGCCATATCCGGCGTGCATATCAATAATTTTGAACACATGATCGAAGCGCTGGCCATGGTCAAAAAGGCTGCGGCCATGGCCAATCATGAATTGGGCAGGATTGACCAGGCCAAGATGGAAGCCATAGCCCAGGCCTGTGATGAAATTCTGTACGGCAAACTGCACGACCAGTTCACCGTTGACATGTTTCAGGGCGGTGCCGGAACCTCAACCAATATGAACGCCAACGAGGTAATTGCCAATCGCGGTCTGGAAGTCATGGGTTATAATAAAGGTGAGTATCAATATCTGCACCCCAATGATCATGTTAACTGCTCCCAATCCACCAATGACACCTATCCCACGGCAATAAAACTGGCAGTACTACTCTCTAAAAAAAATCTGGTGCGGGCAATGGAAGAACTGCGCAATTGCCTGGAAAGAAAAGCTGAAGAATTTAAAGACGTGCTGAAGATGGGACGCACCGAAAATCAGGACGCCGTCCCCATGACCCTGGGTCAGGAATTCAGCGCTTATGCGGTCATGATTGACAGCGCCATCAATTCCATCATCCAGGCAGCCGAAGCCTTTCGGGATGTGAATATGGGGGCAACAGCCATTGGTACCGGCATAAACAGTCCGCCAGGGTATGCCTCCCTGGTAGTAAAAAAGCTTACCCAAGTGAGTGGCTTTCAGTTGCGACGGGCCAAGAACCTGGTAGAGGCTACCCAGAATGCCGGTATTTTTGTCCACATGTCCGCCAATCTCAAACTTGCGGCCGTACAGATTTCAAAAATATGTAATGATCTTCGCTGGCTGTCTTCCGGCCCCCGCTGCGGTCTAAATGAAATTAATCTGCCCCCCATGCAGCCTGGCTCTTCCATTATGCCGGGCAAGGTGAATCCGGTTATCCCGGAATTGATGAACCAAATCTGTTATCAGGTCATGGGATACGATACGGTTGTATCCATGGCAGCAGAATCCAGTGAATTAGAGCTGTGTATGGGGGAGCCTATCATTGCGTTTGATCTGCTGCACGGCATGATGATCCTTAAAAATGGCTGCATCACACTGGTTGCACGTTGCATTAGCGGCATTGAAGCGAACCGGGATATGTGCCAAAGATATGTGCAGACCAGCATCGGACTGGTAACCGCATTGGTTCCGGTAATTGGTTATGAACAGTCCGCGTCCATTGCTAAGGAAGCGCTCAAAACGGGGGAAAGTGTATATAATCTGGTTCTGGAAAAAGGAGTGCTTACCAGAGCACAACTGGATGAAATGCTGCGCCCGGAAAATATGACCGACCCCAGGGAAATTTAA
- the cysK gene encoding cysteine synthase A yields the protein MKTINDITQTCGNTPLVYLETFSRECGAHLYAKLEYFNPLGSVKDRIGLAMIEAGLKSGQIGPDTLIVEPTSGNTGIALAFVSRIKGLKIVLTMPETMSLERQKLLHHLGAQLVLTPGHLGMQGAVDKATEMVATHENAFMPDQFSNPANPATHRATTGPEIWEALQGRVDIFVAGVGTGGTITGVTEYIKGKHPDFMSIAVEPADSPVLSGGKAGPHVIQGIGAGFVPANLNRELVDQVFPVKGEDAVNGARALAKSSAILCGISSGANFHAAFQTGLKHPGKNIVFIVCDTGERYISTSLFDL from the coding sequence TTGAAAACAATTAACGATATTACCCAGACTTGCGGTAATACTCCCTTGGTTTATCTGGAAACCTTTTCCCGGGAGTGTGGGGCACATCTTTATGCTAAACTGGAGTATTTCAATCCATTGGGCAGCGTCAAAGACCGGATCGGTCTTGCTATGATTGAGGCAGGTTTGAAAAGCGGACAGATCGGACCGGATACATTGATCGTGGAACCTACCTCAGGGAATACCGGAATTGCTCTGGCGTTTGTGTCACGTATAAAGGGCCTGAAGATTGTTTTGACCATGCCGGAAACCATGAGCCTGGAACGCCAAAAACTTTTGCATCATTTAGGGGCACAACTGGTTTTGACTCCGGGGCATCTTGGCATGCAGGGCGCCGTGGACAAAGCGACCGAGATGGTGGCAACCCACGAGAATGCCTTCATGCCTGACCAGTTTTCAAATCCCGCCAATCCGGCTACCCATAGGGCCACCACCGGTCCTGAGATTTGGGAGGCGCTACAGGGTCGGGTTGATATTTTTGTGGCAGGTGTCGGTACTGGTGGCACTATAACCGGGGTAACTGAATATATTAAGGGCAAACATCCGGATTTTATGTCCATTGCCGTGGAACCGGCTGATTCGCCTGTACTCTCCGGCGGGAAAGCCGGTCCCCATGTTATCCAGGGGATTGGTGCAGGTTTTGTCCCGGCTAACCTGAATCGTGAACTGGTCGACCAAGTTTTTCCGGTCAAAGGAGAAGATGCCGTGAATGGTGCCAGAGCCCTTGCCAAATCATCTGCAATTCTTTGCGGCATCTCATCTGGTGCTAACTTTCATGCGGCCTTTCAGACAGGTTTGAAGCATCCGGGAAAAAATATTGTTTTTATAGTATGTGATACGGGAGAACGTTATATCAGCACAAGCCTATTCGACCTGTAA